One Alkaliphilus sp. B6464 genomic window carries:
- a CDS encoding ArdC family protein: MNKKVKEHREKLADTFIKSLEENQLDWKKEWKGPSMIPENGASNKKYKGINKFWLAMVAMNKGFHDPRWCTFKQIQDKGWKLNKGAKGEKVEYWMPFDRAAKKSITWDEFRKRKIAKDQSVVLSTKYYTVFNGQDIKGIPPVPLLKINDITPDEIIAKLSQNMGVEIMNDGNDRAFYRPGEDKIHLPKPEYFETDYAYNATALHELAHSTGAAHRLDRNIMNMFGSSDYAYEELIAEITSCFMSINLQAEQDDTRIDNHKAYVQSWIKAIKEKPDTLIKAIREAEKTASYMEYKAELISEKEYLVVQNSSMEVKEMDVVKDRKESSNDFSIEDMYEEDELEL; the protein is encoded by the coding sequence ATGAATAAAAAAGTAAAGGAACATCGTGAAAAATTAGCGGATACATTTATCAAATCTTTGGAAGAAAATCAGTTGGATTGGAAAAAAGAGTGGAAAGGACCATCCATGATTCCAGAGAATGGTGCCAGTAATAAGAAGTATAAGGGTATTAATAAATTTTGGTTAGCTATGGTAGCAATGAATAAGGGATTTCATGACCCAAGATGGTGTACATTCAAGCAGATACAAGATAAAGGCTGGAAATTAAATAAAGGGGCAAAAGGTGAAAAGGTAGAGTATTGGATGCCATTTGATAGGGCAGCAAAAAAGAGTATTACATGGGATGAATTTAGAAAACGAAAAATAGCAAAGGATCAAAGTGTTGTTTTATCAACAAAATATTATACTGTATTCAACGGACAAGATATTAAAGGAATACCACCAGTACCCCTACTCAAAATTAATGATATTACACCGGATGAAATCATAGCTAAATTATCTCAAAACATGGGAGTAGAAATCATGAATGATGGTAATGATCGGGCATTTTATAGACCAGGTGAAGATAAAATCCACCTACCAAAACCAGAATACTTTGAAACGGATTATGCATATAATGCTACAGCTTTGCATGAATTAGCTCATTCTACAGGAGCAGCACATAGATTAGACAGAAATATTATGAACATGTTTGGTTCAAGTGATTATGCATATGAAGAATTGATAGCAGAAATCACATCCTGCTTCATGAGTATAAATTTGCAAGCAGAACAAGATGATACTCGTATAGACAACCATAAAGCCTATGTGCAAAGCTGGATCAAAGCAATCAAGGAAAAACCGGATACCTTAATTAAAGCCATACGAGAAGCTGAGAAAACAGCGAGTTATATGGAATATAAAGCAGAATTAATCAGTGAAAAAGAGTACTTAGTGGTGCAGAACAGCTCCATGGAAGTTAAAGAAATGGATGTAGTTAAAGACCGAAAAGAATCATCAAATGATTTTAGTATAGAAGACATGTATGAAGAAGATGAACTTGAGCTATAG
- a CDS encoding relaxase/mobilization nuclease domain-containing protein, which yields MGIVKFINGSNKKIQGLVRAIDYIVDENKTEIFILKNLNENDRQNMELNNTKGTWQYNLFTTVKENMEVSRSREEFIKNMNALGYKVKWDSSHKYITFTTPDGHMRRNNKLYPVEAFTKDAMQRKFSINKSNFEKGIEFERNENESKNIPKLDKEMIFVEKLISEDKGNRAINYITRDDKTSAKLITGINCSPESALNEMMLTKKMFNKTEGRQFIHFVHSFHDHEDISPELAHEISLKLIAQEKFKGFEILAATHTDEDHLHTHFILNTVNSETGMKWQQSIKEVKELIKFSNRLCEEYGLKYSYSNKKKKSYTKLETIGERKAKEEGRSWKQELQLAAKSVLKYSTSKEEFIRNMNQLGYEVKWDSTDDRITFITSNGRPCRNTNLYPPKTFSKEAMEQRFSINKQFENSKQELQHEGKRKF from the coding sequence ATGGGAATTGTTAAATTTATTAATGGATCAAACAAAAAAATCCAAGGATTAGTTAGAGCGATAGATTACATCGTTGATGAAAATAAAACCGAAATATTTATACTTAAAAATCTAAATGAAAATGACAGACAAAATATGGAGCTAAACAATACAAAGGGCACTTGGCAATATAATCTATTTACTACAGTAAAAGAGAATATGGAAGTATCAAGAAGCAGAGAAGAATTTATTAAGAATATGAATGCATTAGGATATAAAGTTAAATGGGATAGTAGCCATAAATATATAACATTCACAACACCTGATGGACATATGCGTAGAAACAATAAACTGTACCCTGTCGAGGCTTTTACTAAAGATGCGATGCAGAGAAAATTCAGCATAAACAAAAGTAATTTTGAGAAGGGTATAGAATTTGAACGGAATGAGAATGAATCTAAAAATATACCTAAGTTAGATAAAGAAATGATATTTGTAGAGAAATTAATATCTGAAGATAAAGGTAATAGGGCAATAAATTATATCACAAGAGATGATAAGACCAGTGCAAAATTAATAACAGGTATAAATTGTAGTCCAGAGTCAGCGCTTAATGAAATGATGCTTACTAAGAAAATGTTTAATAAAACAGAAGGGAGACAGTTCATACATTTCGTACATTCATTTCATGATCACGAGGATATCAGCCCTGAATTAGCACATGAGATTTCTCTAAAACTTATAGCACAAGAAAAATTTAAAGGATTTGAAATATTAGCTGCAACCCATACAGATGAAGATCATTTGCATACTCATTTTATTTTAAATACCGTAAATAGTGAAACAGGTATGAAATGGCAGCAGAGCATTAAGGAAGTAAAAGAGTTAATAAAATTCTCCAATAGACTGTGTGAGGAATATGGACTTAAATATAGTTATTCTAATAAGAAGAAAAAATCTTATACAAAATTAGAAACAATTGGAGAACGTAAAGCTAAGGAAGAAGGGAGGAGCTGGAAACAGGAACTTCAGCTTGCTGCTAAAAGTGTGCTTAAGTATTCAACTAGTAAGGAAGAATTTATTAGAAACATGAATCAACTAGGGTATGAGGTTAAGTGGGATAGTACTGATGATAGAATTACATTTATTACTTCGAATGGAAGGCCCTGCAGGAATACAAACTTATATCCACCAAAAACTTTTAGTAAAGAAGCTATGGAGCAAAGGTTTAGTATCAATAAACAATTCGAAAACAGCAAACAAGAACTTCAGCATGAAGGAAAGCGTAAGTTTTAA
- a CDS encoding plasmid mobilization protein, translated as MVNAQAELIGRSHVLYLKILNEVMVIENKTIRISFRVSEREHTKIVNKVNRSNLSLSQYLRSSSLDKNIVVIEDFKNFSKELKAIGNNLNQLNVLCHQGKITCPDISITRKKVEEIWELLNLLMDQTKKSKD; from the coding sequence ATGGTAAATGCACAGGCAGAGTTAATTGGAAGATCCCATGTGCTGTATTTAAAAATTCTAAATGAGGTGATGGTTATTGAAAATAAAACGATAAGAATAAGTTTCAGAGTATCTGAAAGAGAGCATACGAAAATAGTGAATAAAGTAAATCGATCGAATTTAAGCTTAAGTCAGTATTTAAGGTCCAGTTCTTTAGATAAAAATATAGTCGTAATAGAAGATTTTAAGAATTTTTCAAAGGAGCTTAAGGCTATTGGCAATAATTTGAATCAGCTAAATGTACTTTGTCATCAAGGGAAGATTACTTGCCCAGATATATCTATAACTAGGAAAAAGGTAGAAGAAATATGGGAATTGTTAAATTTATTAATGGATCAAACAAAAAAATCCAAGGATTAG